The following are from one region of the Ochotona princeps isolate mOchPri1 chromosome 4, mOchPri1.hap1, whole genome shotgun sequence genome:
- the CARNS1 gene encoding carnosine synthase 1, which translates to MLLCLSPAWLAKVPAPGSPGEAALLVSKAVSFHPGGLTFLEDFVPPRRATYFLAGLGLGPGLGREAAELARNLACPTGASAELTQLLEDRLLMRCLLAQQGGVAVPATLAFTYKPPGLLRGGDASPGLRLVELSGKEGQDALVNEEVGAFLRSEALGDAQQVVVRLSGWRWGGQQASCVHPRAEQGAVVGTVLVLLEKLEEEESVLVEAMCPPARLPCPGGPLPGPAMTLRICTVVCRTQGDRPLLSKVVCGVGRGDRPPRHQSSLPRKLEVALAQCGLGEAAQVEAVRQRVKAAAEAAMAAVLALEAGLSAEQRGGRWARTDVLGVDFALTVAGGALTPVILKLNGGRCLEACGALEGLWAAPRLGPAAEEPAAAPLVETMLRRSARCLMEGKQLLLVGAGGVSKKFVWEAARDYGLKLHLVESDPNHFASQLVHTFIHFDVTEHRRDEENARLLAELVRARGLQLDGCFSYWDDCLVLTALLCQELGLPGSPPAAMRLAKQKSQTQLHLLRCRGPPWPAPALHAVPCCPLESEADVERAVHQVPLPGVMKLEFGAGAVGVRLVEDAPQCHEHFSRIARDLQGEADHPGIGLGWGNAMLLMEFVEGTEHDVDLVLFGGRLLAAFVSDNGPTRLPGFTETAACMPTGLAPEQEAQLVQAAFRCCLGCGLLDGVFNVELKLTRAGPRLIEINPRMGGFYLRDWILELYGVDLLLAAAMVACGLRPALPTHPRARGHLVGVMCLVSQHLKTLSSTASRETLQALHDQGLLRLNLLEEALVPGEYEEPYCSVACAGPNPTEARLRLLGLCQGLGIHKPSYPVDHFLSHFK; encoded by the exons ATGCTCCTTTGCCTGTCCCCCGCTTGGCTGGCGAAGGTGCCGGCCCCTGGGTCCCCGGGGGAGGCAGCCCTGCTGGTGTCCAAGGCTGTGAGCTTCCATCCGGGGGGCCTGACATTTCTGGAGGACTTTGTCCCCCCTCGGCGGGCCACCTACTTCCTggcgggcctggggctggggccaggcctgggccggGAGGCAGCTGAGCTTGCCCGCAACCTGGCATGCCCCACAGGCGCTTCGGCAGAGCTGACCCAACTGCTGGAGGACCGGCTGCTCATGAGGTGCCTGTTGGCCCAGCAGGGTGGCGTGGCTGTACCCGCCACCCTAGCTTTCACCTACAAGCCGCCAGGTCTGCTGAGGGGAGGGGATGCCAGTCCGGGCCTGAGGCTGGTGGAGCTGAGTGGCAAAGAGGGCCAGGATGCCTTGGTGAATGAAGAAGTAGGGGCTTTTCTCCGCTCCGAGGCCCTGGGCGATGCCCAGCAG GTGGTCGTGAGGCTCAGCGGCTGGCGCTGGGGCGGGCAGCAGGCCTCGTGCGTGCACCCGCGGGCAGAGCAGGGCGCTGTGGTGGGCacggtgctggtgctgctggagaAACTCGAGGAAGAGGAGAGCGTCCTGGTGGAGGCCATGTGCCCGCCCGCCCGGCTGCCCTGCCCAG GCGGCCCCTTGCCGGGTCCCGCGATGACCCTGCGCATCTGCACCGTGGTGTGTCGGACCCAGGGGGACAGGCCCCTCCTGAGCAAA gtggtgtgtggtgtgggccGCGGGGACAGGCCCCCGCGGCACCAGAGCTCCCTGcccaggaagctggaggtggCCCTGGCCCAGTGCGGTCTGGGCGAGGCGGCCCAGGTGGAAGCCGTGCGGCAGCGCGTCAAGGCGGCGGCCGAGGCCGCCATGGCCGCCGTGCTGGCTCTGGAGGCCGGCCTGAGCGCCGAGCAGCGCGGCGGGCGCTGGGCCCGCACGGACGTCCTGG GCGTGGACTTTGCCCTGACGGTGGCCGGCGGCGCGTTGACCCCCGTGATCCTGAAGCTGAACGGGGGCCGCTGTCTGGAGGCGTGCGGGGCGCTCGAGGGGCTGTGGGCAGCGCCgcgcctgggcccggcggcggaGGAGCCGGCGGCCGCGCCGCTCGTGGAGACCATGCTGCGGCGCTCGGCGCGCTGCCTCATGGAGGgcaagcagctgctgctggtgggcgCGGGCGGCGTCAGCAAGAAGTTCGTGTGGGAGGCGGCGCGCGACTACGGACTCAAG CTGCACCTGGTGGAGTCGGACCCCAACCATTTTGCGTCCCAGCTGGTGCACACCTTCATCCACTTCGACGTGACCGAGCACCGCAGGGATGAGGAGAACGCCCGGCTGCTGGCTGAGCTGGTGCGGGCGCGTGGCCTGCAGCTGGACGGCTGCTTCTCCTACTGGGACGACTGCCTGGTCCTCACAGCCCTGCTctgccaggagctgggcctgcctggcagcCCCCCGGCCGCCATGCGCCTGGCCAAACAGAAAAGCCAgacccagctgcacctgctgcgcTGCCGCGGCCCGCCCTGGCCCGCGCCCGCCCTCCACGCCGTGCCCTGCTGCCCGCTGGAGAGCGAGGCTGACGTGGAGAGAGCCGTCCACCAGGTGCCCCTGCCTGGCGTCATGAAGCTGGAGTTCGGGGCAGGCGCGGTGGGCGTGCGGCTGGTGGAGGATGCCCCCCAGTGCCACGAGCACTTTTCCCGCATCGCCCGCGACCTGCAGGGCGAGGCCGACCACCCAGGCatcgggctgggctggggcaacgccatgttgctgatggagttcgtCGAGGGCACCGAGCATGATGTGGACCTCGTGCTGTTCGGCGGTCGCCTTCTGGCCGCCTTCGTCTCCGACAACGGCCCCACCCGGCTGCCTGGCTTCACAGAGACGGCGGCCTGCATGCCCACGGGGCTGGCGCCAGAGCAGGAGGCCCAGCTGGTGCAGGCTGCCTTCCGCTGCTGCCTGGGCTGCGGGCTGCTGGACGGCGTCTTCAACGTGGAGCTGAAGCTGACCAGGGCCGGGCCTCGACTCATCGAGATCAACCCTCGCATGGGAGGCTTCTACCTGCGCGACTGGATCCTGGAGCTGTACGGGGTGGatctgctgctggctgctgccatGGTGGCCTGCGGCCTGCGGCCGGCACTGCCCACCCACCCCCGTGCCCGGGGCCACCTCGTGGGGGTCATGTGCCTGGTGTCCCAGCACCTGAAGACGCTGAGTTCCACTGCCAGCCGTGAGACCCTGCAGGCGCTGCACGACCAGGGCCTGCTGCGCCTCAACTTGCTGGAGGAGGCCCTGGTGCCTGGTGAATATGAGGAGCCCTATTGCAGTGtggcctgtgctgggcccaaccccACCGAAGCCCGCCTCCGCCTACTGGGCCTCTGCCAGGGCCTGGGCATCCACAAGCCCAGTTACCCTGTCGACCACTTCCTGTCTCACTTCAAATAG